One segment of Arcanobacterium phocae DNA contains the following:
- a CDS encoding MurT ligase domain-containing protein — MTFLGLRNTAGMIAGHLAATASRTLGRGSGGMIGGRVASRIAPNLLRDLTQRMKVVVITGTNGKSTTTRMIAEAVTAGGLSVATNRGGDNMLPGVLAAVLQDPKADVAVLEVDEMWVARVAQEVNPDVFVFLNLSRDQLDRVGEIASIERRLRSAIDAHPNATVIANIDDPLMTSAAWDSHNPVWVAAGQGWSGDSLTSPRTGGIIVYGDDERAHPSSSQVPPASGQDSQVWWRAVGLDADLGTSDTSTFARPYPDWSWSVAESNYQPGVPMQVHGPDGTTDVVVNLPGRANRSNASQALAAAHALGVNPKVAARGIAGVSSVAGRYANMNIDGRNVRLLLAKNPAGWQESLTMLRPGAALVVGINGQVADGVDLSWLWDVEFSQLATRQVWACGERGADLNVRLHYAGVAADFVADPVDAIQATPPGDVDVLLNYTSFRDTRAALRKRGYEV, encoded by the coding sequence ATGACTTTTCTTGGTTTACGCAATACTGCTGGCATGATTGCCGGGCATCTTGCTGCTACCGCGTCGCGCACACTAGGCCGTGGCTCGGGCGGCATGATCGGTGGCCGGGTAGCTTCCCGGATCGCCCCGAACCTCCTGCGCGATTTAACCCAGCGCATGAAAGTAGTCGTCATTACTGGCACGAACGGTAAATCCACCACCACACGAATGATCGCGGAGGCAGTCACCGCCGGTGGCCTGAGTGTGGCAACCAATCGTGGCGGGGACAATATGCTCCCCGGCGTTTTAGCTGCCGTCCTGCAGGATCCGAAAGCTGACGTCGCCGTCCTCGAAGTGGATGAAATGTGGGTGGCGCGCGTAGCTCAAGAAGTTAACCCAGACGTTTTCGTTTTCCTGAATCTGAGCCGAGACCAGCTGGATCGCGTTGGCGAAATCGCCTCGATCGAACGCCGGTTACGCAGCGCCATCGACGCTCACCCGAACGCCACCGTGATCGCCAACATCGACGATCCACTCATGACCTCCGCCGCCTGGGATTCTCACAATCCAGTATGGGTGGCTGCCGGCCAAGGCTGGTCCGGCGATTCGCTCACCTCGCCGCGCACCGGCGGAATCATTGTTTATGGCGACGACGAACGAGCCCACCCGTCCAGTTCACAGGTTCCGCCAGCTTCGGGTCAAGATTCACAGGTGTGGTGGCGGGCCGTTGGCCTTGATGCAGACCTCGGCACATCCGACACGTCAACCTTTGCGCGCCCCTACCCAGACTGGTCGTGGAGCGTGGCAGAGTCCAACTATCAGCCTGGTGTTCCCATGCAGGTGCATGGACCAGATGGAACCACGGACGTCGTCGTCAATCTTCCGGGCCGTGCAAATCGTTCCAATGCGAGCCAAGCACTCGCCGCAGCCCATGCGCTCGGCGTGAACCCGAAGGTCGCCGCCCGCGGTATTGCCGGCGTTTCGTCGGTGGCTGGACGGTACGCGAACATGAACATCGACGGGCGAAACGTACGGTTATTGCTGGCGAAAAACCCGGCTGGCTGGCAAGAATCATTAACTATGCTTCGCCCCGGCGCAGCCCTCGTGGTAGGAATCAACGGGCAAGTGGCCGACGGCGTCGACCTGTCCTGGCTGTGGGACGTCGAATTCTCTCAACTCGCCACTCGGCAGGTCTGGGCGTGTGGTGAACGCGGCGCCGACCTCAACGTGCGCCTCCACTATGCCGGCGTAGCAGCCGATTTCGTGGCCGATCCGGTGGACGCCATCCAGGCCACCCCGCCTGGCGATGTTGATGTTCTGCTGAACTACACGTCATTCCGCGACACCCGCGCAGCATTAAGGAAACGAGGCTATGAGGTATGA
- a CDS encoding type 1 glutamine amidotransferase, translated as MSLRIGVLLPEVLGTYGDSGNAEILAFRAQARGIDAQIVHVGIDEAIPDSLDIYTLGGGEDIAQTIASRKLAADSGLARAVAAGRPVLAICAALQVLGTYYTDADGKKTAGAGLLDVVTLPQGLRAIGELRSEPGPGLAARGVTDTLYGFENHGGGTALGPDASPFGLVTFGTGNGVPGVAPARTNDSRTPDPKLVLAGTPDGYVTEVDGRRIDGAVQGSVFATYMHGPVLARNPQLADMLIAMATGDSLAPLDVPGVADLRAEREQFIAGQ; from the coding sequence ATGAGTTTACGTATTGGAGTGCTTCTGCCAGAAGTGTTAGGCACATACGGCGATTCGGGAAACGCTGAGATTTTGGCGTTTCGGGCGCAGGCTCGCGGAATCGATGCGCAAATCGTTCATGTAGGTATCGACGAAGCCATCCCGGACTCGCTCGATATTTACACTCTCGGCGGGGGCGAAGACATTGCCCAAACCATTGCATCTCGCAAACTCGCAGCCGATTCTGGGCTAGCCCGCGCGGTGGCTGCTGGCCGGCCGGTGCTGGCGATTTGTGCCGCCTTGCAGGTGCTCGGCACTTACTATACTGACGCAGACGGCAAGAAAACTGCCGGGGCTGGCCTGCTCGACGTCGTCACTCTCCCCCAAGGATTGCGCGCGATTGGCGAATTGCGGAGCGAACCTGGGCCGGGGCTGGCTGCCCGCGGGGTAACCGACACGCTGTATGGTTTTGAGAATCATGGTGGCGGTACGGCGCTCGGGCCGGATGCTTCGCCTTTTGGGCTGGTCACGTTCGGTACTGGTAATGGCGTTCCGGGTGTTGCACCGGCGCGTACTAACGATTCGCGCACGCCCGATCCGAAACTAGTTTTGGCTGGCACGCCTGATGGTTATGTGACTGAGGTTGATGGTCGGCGGATTGACGGCGCAGTGCAAGGATCGGTTTTTGCTACCTACATGCACGGCCCGGTCTTGGCACGTAACCCGCAGCTGGCAGATATGCTCATTGCCATGGCTACCGGGGATTCACTTGCGCCACTGGATGTGCCGGGGGTGGCTGATTTGCGCGCCGAGCGCGAGCAGTTTATCGCAGGTCAGTAG